A stretch of the Candidatus Omnitrophota bacterium genome encodes the following:
- a CDS encoding acetyl-CoA synthase subunit gamma: MKEHYFTGEIDTETGSIPVVATSLSFLDKLGDWKVRWTLGRGKYMVVPGIYATGSPAKDSPVMVSANYKLSFDMLRQALAGFDTWILVLDTKGVNVWCAAGKGTFGTAEIVRRIEETGLTKIVNHREIIVPQLGAPGVSAGEVKKRSGFSVKYGPVRAEDLSAFLGAGKKTTAEMRTVKFEMRDRLKLIPAEIMIYSKYLLLLSIIFFLSSGFGPDDYIFGRAINTGVYAVTALLAAFFSGTVINAILLPWLPGRSFSVKGFYAGLFTGCVLFLVGRNSVNNFELWAWLILVPAISSFLAMNFTGASTYTSLSGVKKEMKIAIPIQAAAILIGVVLWIIGRFVA, encoded by the coding sequence ATGAAAGAACATTATTTTACAGGTGAGATTGATACCGAAACAGGTAGCATTCCTGTTGTAGCGACATCGCTTTCCTTTTTAGATAAGCTGGGTGACTGGAAAGTAAGATGGACTCTCGGCCGGGGCAAGTATATGGTAGTCCCGGGCATATATGCGACAGGTTCTCCTGCAAAAGATTCTCCCGTTATGGTGTCAGCCAATTACAAATTAAGTTTTGATATGCTCCGTCAGGCGCTTGCCGGGTTTGATACCTGGATTCTGGTACTAGACACTAAAGGCGTGAATGTATGGTGCGCCGCAGGCAAGGGCACTTTCGGTACGGCAGAGATAGTAAGGCGCATAGAAGAAACAGGTCTTACCAAAATAGTAAATCACAGGGAGATCATAGTTCCCCAATTAGGAGCCCCGGGAGTTTCAGCGGGAGAGGTTAAAAAAAGATCAGGTTTTTCTGTGAAATACGGACCCGTAAGGGCTGAAGATCTATCGGCTTTTCTGGGTGCAGGAAAAAAAACAACTGCAGAGATGAGAACTGTTAAATTCGAAATGAGAGACCGCCTTAAACTGATTCCTGCGGAAATAATGATTTATTCTAAGTATTTGTTATTGTTGTCCATTATTTTTTTTCTGTCTTCGGGGTTCGGTCCCGATGACTACATATTCGGCAGGGCGATTAATACAGGAGTTTATGCTGTTACCGCACTGCTTGCGGCATTTTTTTCAGGGACAGTAATTAATGCGATTTTACTTCCCTGGCTTCCGGGAAGAAGTTTTTCTGTTAAGGGATTTTATGCAGGTTTATTCACAGGATGTGTGTTGTTTCTCGTCGGAAGAAATAGCGTCAATAATTTTGAATTATGGGCGTGGCTCATATTAGTACCCGCTATTTCGTCTTTTCTGGCAATGAATTTTACCGGCGCTTCAACGTATACTTCTCTTTCGGGAGTAAAAAAAGAAATGAAGATAGCTATACCTATTCAAGCTGCTGCAATTCTAATAGGGGTAGTGTTATGGATTATAGGTAGATTTGTTGCGTGA